One part of the Sciurus carolinensis chromosome 4, mSciCar1.2, whole genome shotgun sequence genome encodes these proteins:
- the Saraf gene encoding store-operated calcium entry-associated regulatory factor yields the protein MAVTRGPGAGGRCQLLDLFFFLLVAGPALCWNDPDRILLRDVKALTLHYDRYTTSRRLDPIPQLKCVGGTAGCDSYTPKVIQCQNKGWDGYDVQWECKTDLDVAYKFGKTVVSCEGYESSEDQYVLRGSCGLEYNLDYTEIGLQKLKESGKHNGFSFSDYYYKLYSADSCGIGGLVTIAVLLTIAFVIYKLFLNDGQYSPPPYSEYPSYSQHYQRFTNSAGPSPPGFKSDFTGPHSAGHGATSGFGSAFAGPQGYENSGPGFWTGLGTGGILGYLFGSNRATTPFSNSWYYPSYPPYSSTWNSRAYSPLHGGPGSYSACSNSDTKTRTASGYGGTRRR from the exons ATGGCAGTGACCCGGGGACCGGGAGCGGGCGGGCGCTGCCAGCTCCTGGACCTGTTCTTTTTTCTGCTGGTCGCGGGCCCTGCCCTGTGCTGGAACGACCCTG ACAGAATATTGTTGCGAGATGTAAAAGCTCTTACCCTCCACTATGACCGGTATACCACCTCCCGTAGACTGGATCCTATCCCACAGTTGAAATGTGTTGGAGGCACAGCTGGTTGTGATTCTTACACCCCAAAAGTCATACAGTGTCAGAACAAAGGCTGGGATGGTTACGATGTACAG tGGGAATGTAAGACTGATTTAGATGTTGCATACAAATTTGGAAAAACTGTGGTGAGCTGTGAGGGCTATGAGTCCTCTGAAGACCAGTATGTGCTAAGAGGTTCCTGTGGCTTGGAGTATAACTTAGATTATACAGAAATTGGTCTGCAGAAATTGAAAGAGTCTGGAAAACACAATGGCTTCTCTTTCTCTGATTATTATTATAAGTTGTACTCTGCGGATTCCTGTGGCATTGGTGGATTGGTTACCATTGCGGTGCTTCTTACTATTGCCTTTGTAATTTATAAATTGTTCCTTAATGATGGTCAGTATTCTCCTCCACCATATTCTGAGTATCCTTCATATTCCCAGCATTATCAGCGGTTCACCAACTCAGCAGGACCCTCTCCCCCAGGCTTTAAGTCAGATTTCACAG gACCACACAGTGCTGGCCATGGTGCAACTTCTGGATTTGGGAGTGCTTTTGCAGGACCACAAGGATATGAAAATTCAGGACCAGGGTTCTGGACCGGCCTGGGGACTGGAGGAATATTGGGATACTTATTTGGCAGCAATAG gGCAACAACACCCTTTTCAAACTCGTGGTACTATCCATCTTACCCTCCGTACTCTAGCACATGGAATAGTCGTGCTTACTCACCACTTCATGGAGGCCCAGGGAGCTACTCAGCGTGTTCAAACTCAGATACAAAAACCAGAACGGCATCAG GATATGGTGGTACCAGAAGACGATAG